In a single window of the uncultured Erythrobacter sp. genome:
- the rimP gene encoding ribosome maturation protein RimP: MADIARLTQLIEPEASALGFELVRVAMLPSEAGDGGMALQIMAEDPATGQLVIDQCAALSRRVSDVIDAAEEAGEELIEGAYHLEVSSPGIDRPLTREKDYANWASHEVRIVMDKSYDGQRVNKGVLGGLEDGMILVAEVKAGDVRLPLDQVHTAKLVLTDALIAATRPLDTSGADELIEDTEKADD; the protein is encoded by the coding sequence ATGGCCGATATCGCGCGCCTGACCCAGTTGATCGAACCCGAGGCGAGCGCCCTGGGTTTCGAACTGGTGCGCGTCGCGATGCTGCCGTCCGAAGCTGGTGATGGCGGGATGGCCTTGCAGATCATGGCCGAAGACCCTGCCACCGGGCAGCTTGTGATCGACCAGTGCGCCGCGCTGTCGCGCCGGGTCTCAGACGTGATCGATGCGGCTGAAGAAGCGGGCGAGGAACTGATCGAAGGGGCCTACCACCTCGAAGTCAGTTCGCCCGGGATCGACCGTCCGCTCACCCGCGAAAAAGACTATGCGAATTGGGCTAGCCACGAAGTGCGGATCGTCATGGACAAGAGCTATGACGGCCAACGCGTCAACAAAGGCGTGCTCGGCGGGCTTGAGGATGGTATGATCCTCGTTGCGGAAGTGAAGGCGGGCGATGTGCGTCTGCCGCTTGATCAGGTTCACACGGCCAAGCTCGTCCTCACCGACGCTCTTATCGCCGCCACTCGCCCGCTGGATACCAGTGGGGCTGACGAACTCATCGAAGATACAGAGAAGGCAGACGACTGA
- the pspF gene encoding phage shock protein operon transcriptional activator, which yields MKLESQFIGQSGAFLDAVERASRAAAMNRPVLVIGERGTGKELIAERLHRLSSRWDEPLVTMNCAALPETLIEAELFGHEAGAFTGATKTRVGRFEEADRGTLFLDELGTLSMGAQERLLRAVEYGEITRIGASRPIRVDVRIVAATNDDLPALAASGEFRADLLDRLSFEVITLPPLRVREGDIGVLAEYFGRRMAAELDWERWPGFAPHVMDALEDHPWPGNVRELRNVVERAVYRWAGPDMPIAHVQFDPFDSPWRPRPPEHRRSHTQTAAAPASAGGGAHTLAASGGFDSIEDLRAAVDSHERAILSHALGKHRWNQRQTARALGLTYDQLRHCIRKHALMEGED from the coding sequence GTGAAACTCGAAAGCCAGTTCATCGGTCAGTCAGGGGCCTTTCTCGACGCGGTCGAACGCGCCAGCCGTGCGGCTGCGATGAACCGTCCGGTGCTGGTGATCGGTGAGCGCGGTACGGGTAAAGAACTGATCGCCGAACGCCTTCACCGCCTGTCGAGCCGCTGGGATGAGCCGCTGGTGACGATGAACTGCGCCGCGCTCCCCGAAACGCTGATCGAGGCCGAGCTGTTCGGCCATGAAGCAGGCGCCTTTACCGGTGCGACCAAGACCCGCGTCGGGCGGTTCGAGGAGGCGGATCGCGGGACGCTGTTCCTCGACGAACTCGGCACTCTGTCGATGGGCGCGCAGGAACGATTGCTGCGCGCGGTCGAATATGGCGAGATTACGCGCATCGGTGCCTCGCGCCCGATCCGTGTGGATGTGCGGATCGTGGCGGCGACCAATGATGATCTGCCCGCGCTCGCAGCCAGCGGCGAGTTCCGCGCCGACCTGCTCGACCGGCTGAGCTTCGAAGTCATCACCTTGCCGCCCCTCAGAGTGCGTGAGGGCGATATCGGCGTGCTGGCCGAATATTTCGGGCGGCGCATGGCGGCCGAACTGGACTGGGAGCGCTGGCCGGGGTTCGCGCCCCACGTGATGGATGCGCTAGAGGATCATCCTTGGCCGGGCAATGTCCGCGAATTGCGCAACGTGGTCGAACGCGCGGTCTATCGCTGGGCCGGGCCCGACATGCCGATCGCGCACGTCCAGTTTGACCCCTTCGACAGCCCGTGGCGCCCGCGTCCGCCCGAGCATCGGCGCAGCCATACGCAAACGGCGGCGGCCCCGGCGTCAGCGGGTGGTGGGGCTCACACACTGGCTGCGAGCGGCGGTTTTGACAGCATCGAAGACCTGCGCGCTGCGGTCGATTCCCATGAACGCGCGATTCTCTCCCATGCGCTTGGCAAGCATCGCTGGAACCAGCGCCAAACCGCGCGCGCGCTCGGCCTGACCTATGACCAGTTGCGCCATTGCATCCGCAAGCACGCACTGATGGAGGGCGAGGACTGA
- the pspB gene encoding envelope stress response membrane protein PspB has protein sequence MEDGLIAVMIVATLFIGLPWVILHYMTKWKTAATITVDDEVLLEELYNLAKRLDERMDTVERLVASDDPGFTPARRLIADHEQDNQQLRELEALMAEKKGTRA, from the coding sequence ATGGAAGACGGACTTATTGCGGTGATGATCGTCGCCACGCTCTTCATCGGGCTGCCTTGGGTCATTCTGCACTACATGACCAAGTGGAAGACCGCCGCGACAATCACCGTCGATGACGAAGTGTTGCTGGAGGAACTCTACAACCTCGCCAAGCGGCTCGATGAACGGATGGACACGGTCGAACGTCTGGTCGCCAGCGACGACCCCGGCTTCACCCCCGCCCGCCGCCTGATCGCCGATCACGAACAAGACAACCAGCAACTGCGCGAATTGGAAGCGCTGATGGCCGAGA
- the nusA gene encoding transcription termination factor NusA — protein sequence MMSAISANKAELLAIANAVASEKMIDKSIVIEAMEEAIQKSARNRYGAENDIRAKLDPLTGDLTLWRVVEVVEEVEDYFKQVDIKQGEKLQPGAKVGDFIVDPLPPVDLGRIDAQSAKQVIFQKVRDAERERQFEEFKDRQGEVITGVIKSVEFGHVIVNLGRAEGVIRRDQQIPREAARTGERVRALITKVERNNRGPQIFLSRAHPDFMKKLFAQEVPEIYDNIIEIKAAARDPGSRAKIGVISRDSSIDPVGACVGMKGSRVQAVVQELQGEKIDIIPWSEDTATFVVNALQPATVSRVVLDEDDGRIEVVVPDDQLSLAIGRRGQNVRLASQLTGHQIDILTEEEASEKRSKEFAERSKMFEEELDVDETLSQLLVAEGFAELEEVAYVEIAELASIEGFDDELAEELQSRALEALERQEGAHREVRRGLGVEDALAEIPHLTEAMLVTLGKAGIKTLDDLADLATDELIAKKREAPRRRNNTDGPPTRRPQRETDKGGVLGEYGLSEEQGNEIIMAARAHWFEDEPTEEAAHADSTQ from the coding sequence CTGATGAGTGCCATTTCCGCCAACAAGGCTGAACTGCTTGCGATTGCCAATGCGGTCGCTTCGGAAAAGATGATCGACAAGTCCATCGTCATTGAGGCGATGGAAGAAGCGATCCAGAAATCCGCGCGCAACCGCTATGGCGCGGAGAACGATATTCGTGCCAAGCTCGATCCTCTGACCGGCGATCTGACGCTGTGGCGCGTGGTCGAGGTCGTCGAAGAGGTTGAAGACTACTTCAAGCAGGTTGATATCAAGCAGGGCGAAAAGCTCCAGCCCGGTGCCAAGGTCGGCGACTTCATCGTCGATCCGCTGCCTCCGGTTGATCTCGGCCGCATCGACGCGCAGTCGGCCAAGCAGGTGATCTTCCAGAAGGTCCGCGATGCTGAACGTGAACGTCAGTTTGAAGAGTTCAAGGACCGCCAGGGCGAAGTCATCACCGGCGTGATCAAGTCGGTCGAATTCGGCCACGTGATCGTCAACCTCGGCCGCGCCGAAGGCGTGATTCGCCGCGATCAGCAGATCCCGCGCGAAGCCGCCCGTACCGGCGAGCGCGTGCGTGCGCTCATCACCAAGGTGGAACGCAACAACCGCGGTCCGCAGATCTTCCTCAGCCGCGCGCACCCCGACTTCATGAAGAAGCTGTTCGCGCAGGAAGTGCCCGAAATCTACGACAACATCATCGAGATCAAGGCCGCCGCCCGTGACCCGGGTAGCCGCGCCAAGATCGGTGTGATCAGCCGCGATTCCAGCATTGACCCGGTCGGCGCCTGCGTCGGCATGAAGGGCAGCCGCGTGCAGGCTGTCGTGCAGGAATTGCAGGGCGAAAAGATCGACATCATCCCCTGGTCGGAAGACACTGCGACCTTTGTGGTCAACGCGCTCCAGCCCGCCACCGTCAGCCGCGTGGTGCTCGACGAAGATGATGGCCGCATCGAAGTGGTGGTGCCGGACGATCAGCTGTCGCTGGCGATCGGTCGCCGCGGTCAGAACGTGCGTCTGGCGAGCCAGCTGACCGGCCACCAGATCGACATCCTGACCGAGGAAGAAGCCTCGGAAAAGCGTTCAAAGGAATTTGCCGAGCGTTCGAAGATGTTCGAAGAAGAGCTCGATGTCGACGAAACCCTGTCGCAGCTGTTGGTGGCCGAAGGCTTCGCCGAGCTCGAAGAAGTCGCCTATGTCGAGATCGCCGAACTCGCCAGCATCGAAGGCTTCGACGATGAACTCGCCGAGGAACTTCAGAGCCGTGCTCTCGAAGCGCTCGAGCGGCAGGAAGGTGCGCACCGCGAAGTGCGCCGCGGGCTGGGCGTTGAAGATGCGCTGGCTGAAATTCCGCACCTCACCGAAGCGATGCTGGTCACGCTCGGCAAGGCGGGGATCAAGACGCTCGACGATCTCGCCGATCTCGCCACTGACGAGTTGATCGCCAAGAAGCGGGAAGCGCCGCGCCGCCGGAACAACACCGATGGCCCGCCGACCCGGCGTCCGCAGCGTGAAACCGACAAGGGCGGTGTGCTGGGCGAATATGGCCTCTCGGAAGAGCAGGGCAACGAAATCATCATGGCCGCGCGTGCGCACTGGTTCGAAGATGAACCAACCGAGGAGGCCGCCCATGCGGACTCCACCCAATGA
- the pspA gene encoding phage shock protein PspA → MGIFSRTRDIIAANFNDMLDKADDPSKMIRMIILEMEETLVEVRASAARTIADQKEMHRHCVKLDRLQADWGEKAQLALSKDREDLARAALVEKKKAGDMADQLKSEIAVLDDALRAYEEDIAKLQHRLREARSRQTAIAARLESAENRVKLRTLMSTERTDEALARFDQLERRVDYAEGRADALQIAENKTPSLADEIAALAGSDAIDDELAAMKKALGKSDDSKGE, encoded by the coding sequence ATGGGCATTTTCAGCCGTACCCGCGACATCATTGCCGCCAACTTCAACGATATGCTCGACAAGGCTGATGATCCGTCAAAGATGATCCGGATGATCATCCTCGAGATGGAAGAAACCCTCGTCGAAGTCCGCGCCAGCGCGGCGCGCACCATTGCCGACCAGAAGGAAATGCACCGCCACTGCGTGAAGCTCGACCGGCTCCAGGCCGACTGGGGCGAGAAAGCGCAGCTGGCGCTCAGCAAGGACCGCGAAGACCTCGCCCGTGCGGCGCTGGTCGAAAAGAAGAAGGCCGGCGACATGGCCGACCAGCTCAAGAGCGAAATCGCCGTCCTCGACGACGCTCTGCGCGCCTACGAGGAAGATATCGCCAAGTTGCAGCACCGTCTGCGTGAAGCCCGCAGCCGCCAGACGGCGATCGCCGCGCGCCTCGAAAGCGCCGAGAACCGCGTCAAGCTGCGCACGCTGATGAGCACCGAACGCACGGATGAAGCGCTCGCCCGTTTCGACCAGCTGGAACGCCGGGTCGATTACGCCGAAGGCCGCGCCGATGCGCTCCAGATCGCTGAGAACAAGACCCCGAGCCTCGCCGATGAGATCGCGGCGCTCGCCGGGTCGGACGCAATCGACGATGAGCTCGCCGCGATGAAAAAAGCGCTCGGCAAGTCTGACGACAGCAAGGGGGAATAG
- a CDS encoding DUF448 domain-containing protein has product MRTPPNERLTSDIAEPALPDTTGSERRCILTGDTSARDDLLRLAISPDGMVLPDAGAKAPGRGAWIGVNRAALETALAEGHLKKALMRAFKGAPLTIPDDLPAKVEAALVRQLCDRLGLELRSGNIVMGSARIEEQARSGRIAVLLHAADSSEDGRRKLDQAWRVGTDAEGSGLRGQTLPLDRTALSVALGRDNVVHLGVAGHPGDMRAATRVLQAVSRLVQYVEDDRANATNETGRDTSGHADLPHGGTANIDEYVKD; this is encoded by the coding sequence ATGCGGACTCCACCCAATGAGCGCCTGACGTCCGACATCGCTGAGCCGGCGCTTCCCGACACGACGGGGAGCGAGCGGCGCTGTATTCTCACCGGGGACACCTCGGCGCGGGATGACCTGCTGCGTCTGGCGATTTCGCCCGACGGGATGGTGCTCCCCGATGCCGGGGCCAAGGCGCCGGGGCGTGGTGCGTGGATCGGGGTGAACCGCGCCGCGCTTGAAACCGCGCTGGCAGAGGGCCATCTCAAAAAGGCGCTGATGCGCGCGTTCAAGGGTGCGCCGCTCACTATTCCTGACGATTTGCCCGCAAAGGTTGAAGCCGCGCTGGTGCGCCAACTGTGCGACCGGCTGGGACTAGAACTTCGCAGCGGCAACATCGTGATGGGATCGGCCCGGATCGAGGAACAGGCGCGTAGCGGACGGATTGCCGTTCTGCTGCACGCCGCCGACAGCAGCGAGGACGGGCGGCGCAAGCTCGATCAGGCGTGGCGGGTCGGCACCGATGCCGAAGGCTCCGGCCTGCGCGGGCAGACCTTGCCTCTGGACCGCACCGCGCTGTCTGTGGCATTGGGCCGCGACAACGTAGTCCACCTGGGCGTCGCCGGCCATCCTGGCGACATGCGCGCCGCAACCCGCGTGCTACAGGCGGTTTCCCGGCTGGTGCAATACGTCGAGGATGATCGGGCGAACGCGACGAACGAAACGGGCCGGGACACTTCCGGCCACGCTGACCTGCCTCACGGCGGGACGGCGAACATTGATGAATACGTGAAGGACTAA